A single genomic interval of Pyrus communis chromosome 7, drPyrComm1.1, whole genome shotgun sequence harbors:
- the LOC137739889 gene encoding uncharacterized protein, with protein sequence MVIVQASKLSLPNPSLSSPPQITSLQFEPHSLSLALMHSDSTFSLYPSLPSPLSLSSLPPPQTLIAPPSSSSTFLLLQNPNSSPNTRTLFIASGPHKGGSQVLLRFYILQNQKQFVRAQVVCTQKGLKFDGKLGVLVDAHHGVSIKLAGSVNFFAMYSVSSSKISVFAVKAVGDDDNGDDGVVVKLMRCAVIECCKLVWSISISFGFLILGEDNGVRVFNLRQLVKGRVRKAKNLSSSSKNEGRNLGLTNGVIGDQVHSDVGDCGNKHGGSKCGGVEGSLEIICSGNSCGKNDRNYVSVKQRCVKLNQDSCEEGVCFVEFKGKDFETSKSKRTIPAKAISIEALSPNKFLILDSDGGLRILHLSGPIIGSEITSCVQHLPHIMKVQKLAVLPDIDSRTQSVWASDGYNSVQMMLASDVDIVENEKNDSEEKLIHVSVLLTVFASEKIQDLIPMAANAILILGQGSLYTYAIS encoded by the exons ATGGTAATTGTCCAAGCTTCCAAGCTCAGCCTCCCAaacccttctctctcctcccctccCCAAATAACTTCCCTCCAATTTGAaccccattctctctctctagccCTCATGCACTCTGactccactttctctctctacccctctctcccctcccctctttccctctcctccctccctcctccCCAAACCCTAATTGCCCCTCCCTCATcatcctccaccttcctccttctgcaaaaccctaattctagcCCCAACACCCGGACCCTCTTCATTGCCTCCGGCCCTCACAAAGGTGGGTCCCAGGTCCTGCTCAGGTTCTACATTCTGCAGAACCAGAAGCAATTCGTGAGGGCTCAAGTTGTTTGCACCCAGAAAGGGCTGAAATTTGATGGGAAATTGGGGGTTTTGGTTGATGCCCATCATGGGGTTTCGATTAAGCTTGCCGGGTCCGTCAATTTCTTCGCCATGTACTCAGTTTCGAGCTCAAAGATTTCGGTTTTTGCTGTGAAAGCAGTTGGCGATGACGACAATGGCGATGATGGGGTGGTTGTGAAGTTGATGAGGTGTGCTGTCATTGAGTGTTGCAAGCTCGTTTGGTCGATTAGCATTTCGTTTGGGTTCTTGATCCTAGGAGAAGATAATGGAGTTAGGGTTTTCAACTTGAGGCAGCTTGTTAAAGGGCGTGTTCGAAAGGCCAAGAATTTGAGCTCAAGTTCGAAAAATGAGGGCCGAAATTTGGGCTTGACTAATGGGGTGATTGGTGACCAAGTGCATAGTGATGTGGGCGATTGTGGAAATAAGCATGGAGGCAGTAAATGTGGTGGCGTTGAAGGGAGTTTGGAGATAATTTGCAGTGGTAACTCATGCGGGAAGAATGATAGGAATTATGTTTCTG TCAAGCAGAGGTGTGTTAAACTGAACCAAGACTCTTGTGAAGAGGGAGTGTGTTTTGTGGAATTCAAGGGAAAGGATTTTGAAACCTCAAAATCGAAAAGAACAATACCAGCAAAGGCAATTTCTATTGAAGCACTGTCCCCcaacaaatttttaatcttggaTTCAGATGGAGGTTTACGCATCTTGCACCTCTCCGGTCCTATAATTGGATCAGAAATAACTTCTTGCGTGCAGCATTTGCCTCACATTATGAAAGTGCAAAAGCTGGCTGTTCTTCCTGATATAGATTCAA GAACTCAATCTGTTTGGGCATCAGATGGATATAATTCTGTGCAGATGATGTTGGCATCTGACGTGGATATTGtggaaaatgagaaaaatgacaGTGAGGAAAAGCTGATTCATGTCTCAG TTCTTCTCACAGTTTTTGCCAGTGAAAAAATTCAAGATCTTATTCCTATGGCTGCAAATGCTATTTTGATTCTTGGACAAG GAAGCTTGTACACATATGCGATTTCTTGA